The DNA segment GTTATTTTATATGACGTAACTGTGGGTATGCTTTGGAATTTTCATCATAAAGGTCCAGATCGCAGTTCGCGCTAAGAGTTACAGTAGTTCGTAACGGAGCGATGCGACGCGACTTTTCCACGTGCTGAAGTGGCGTTGCAGTTCCGCTGCCGTAGAGTGCGGTTACCTCATACAATTTCATacaatttactagctgtcccggcaaacgtttctttgccatatacagtatttcgcccgtattattttattgaagtgactaaataagtatgtcaccatggcaacgtccatcgctatcccgtcgcacaaacaatggtcgccatcagtctcgagttgtaatcatttactttttttttttcgaaatcgGTGTGTGGTTGTGTACTGCTGCATGCAGTAGTGTtcaagatgaatttccaccaagaacagacagtacaatcaattacatttaagttgtggatagcctatccgacacttatcaggaagtggtgaaacaggccctaagttttATTGTACATACAAACCCTATAGTAAGTTCTAACATCATCATTTTACCCTCCAGTGCACATCATGCGGCGTGGCGCTGGCGGACGGCGGCGACGACGAGGACCAGTCGTCGAAGCCGACGTTCAGCGTGCGCGAGCTGCGCGCCATACTACACGAGCGGAACGAGCTCAAGACCAAGCTCATCCGGGCCGAGGAGCAGCTGCAGGCGATGCAGGTCGAGCCACAGCCTGACAGGTGAGTTGGATATAAATTgattgcaattttttttgcacattccttcgatcgcggattcttggaaatgctattgtaatctattgttgtcgcgatcaccggtgctcttatggggcttgaaggattaaTAATTTTAGCAACACCTGATTTGTGACCAAAAAAGTTAAgacttaaaatgtaaataaaagctGTGAATTCTTCGAAGATCCGTTGAATTCTTCGTAGTGACTTTAAAGCTGTCTTCACACCAAAGTCACCCAGGCGGCATTAACCCGTCGGGTTAGTGGCGGTGGTAAATCCGGCGGCTTCTGAATGTTGCAATTCGGATATATTGGCCGGCGGTATGACGTCGCGGTGTTTTGGGTCCCAAAATAATTGTTTTGAACGTTGTTAGTTATATTAGTTTTTCGATTTTCCATTCTATATTGTTTTTGTTCATAAAAAACGCACTATTCCTCGAAGGCCAGTGAGCAAAAGGATGCAGAGCGCGGAGTGTGCCGCCGGGAAAAAAGCTTGTTTCAAAATAAGGCCGCCAGCATGGCTCGGCTTTGGGGTGTCTAGACAGCTTTACGcggttataaaaatgtatttggtcGTTTCGGTCGTttacctattataataattatcattagtACTGGCTTTcaaattgatattattcttgcgGTCTCTCCACGTTGGCCCATTTAGAAAGACCGCAAGAACGCAAATAAGTGCGATTATAATATACGTGTAGAGGGGCATACAAGATGATGATTGTCCATGATCGACATTGTAGCAAAATGGTTATCGATTTGATTTGGCTATGGCCCAAGGTTAATAATTCCAGTGCAGTCAGTTCGTTATCACCATTTAACGTATTACTTTTGTCTTTACCGTATATTCTAAAGTTTTAATTAACTACACAACTGCACCCATTATACTCGCTAGCTATTttaccaagctttgctcggaattcgataaaacacgaataaaatgacattttctaaaaatgattcctagctacatCGATTTACCGCCCTcgaaatcccctatatactaaatttcatgaaaatcgttggggccgattccgagattccaattatatatgtaaatacttaatatatacaagaattgctcgtttaaagatataagataataaaatagACTACAATGATCAACCCGAAAATTCCAGTACGAGCTCAGCAGACACGTCGCCATCAATAAGCACTACGGCGGCGGACGACGAGGCCCCCGTGCAGGGGCCCCTGCCCGCCGAACCCGACGACGCCCCGTGGAAGAGGAACAGCGGCATCAGGAAGTTGTGAGTATACCTTATTGCGTTACGTTAGAGTCGATATTGCAGTGTGGGTGATCTGAAGAGGGCGAATAAGGAAAACTAAATTAAAGTAACTACACTcgtttttgttaattatttttaagagtaaATGTAAATTCCTACAAGCTGTTGATgtgccaaaataaataaataaagaaataaatggTAAGCCATGCCACCAACAGGCAAACACAGACATATATCCTTATAATAACTCTTTTTCGTCGGGtctaaaaatctataaaattttcGGGTTTTTATCCATGCATAAAACTTACATTTTACCAAAGTCTGAAAGAAAGTATCTGGTTAActgttttatacaaaattatttttgtgactCTTCAGATCATTCATACTGaattctatatatttttaaatatacattctgatattatgttatttaatatatttttagggagtataaaaattatcatttattaaATTCAGGTTTATTAGTTTCAGTAAAACTaattgatttaaataataaatgcaACCGTATACAAGTAGTGttcttaacattttaaactttcgcgttgcattataattaaactttttaatccgGACTTAACGCGCTTATTCTAGTAGTAAttctactacgagtacatactttttcccGACGTTCTTGACTTTTCCcgacggccgaaacgtcgagaaaaagtatgtacctactcgtagtagcattactactagaataagtcgcgttaagtgcCTTTTAAAAAGTCTAAGTAGTGTTCTTATTTGCCTTTGTAAGAATATTTTAGAGCTGAAATATGAGCCGCAGACCGGGTAAAATATTGCAGttctaaaattttaactttttttgtaCAAAAGTTGCAATTATTACTTCTTTGAAATGCTTGTTCTCATTCAGCATGTAAATAACTCAACTTGGGAACTCTTTATTCTTAATAGGTATTGGGTttttaatatactaatattataactaacaCAACTTACCTACTGCGGGCGGTGTGCACCATTTAAACGACGGTTAAACATTGGTTAAATAATCATTGGTTTAAATTTTACGATAGTTAAATGTGTGTGTGCCGACCGTTACGACTGAATACGAACTATTTATTTCTTCAAAGCGGTGATTTATTCTTCTTAACTGCTAAACTGTGAATTTgtattgaaattaataatttttctttcaattcacttcacattttggcataatttatttaattgtaaattatattttaaatattattggttGGTTCACACTTTTAATTTTCAAAGTTTTGCACTAATTTTATTTCACAATGTTTATAAGTATATTTGTTACAAATATGTGTTTATGTACATTTTTAgtgtttatttgtacatatcTAATTTATTTATCCATATTTCACCTACATTTCATGTTACGCTTTATATTTGGTTCTGGTACATTTTTCTTGTTTATCTTTATATTAGTTCGTTACAATAATGCGCATGTTCAGACatttttgggtttttttttttttttaagttattcaAAATTCTACCGGCTACTGTGTTCTAGGTGCGTTATTGTATGACATAATGGAAAATGACACCAGGGCCGAAAGAGATGACACGGCGACATCGTCCGCACGGCACGGCATGACAGTAAACACCTTGCTTCGCTTGACCCTTACCTGAGTGTTGCTTGTACAAATCTTTTGATATTAACCCCTTTGAGCCCAGTCGCACAGATCTGGGTAAGTTAACCCTGGTTTAAACGTGTTTACTTAAACCAGGGTTAGCTTTAAGCCAAATCTGATAAAGTGGCCGTTTTGGTTATTCGGTATACCGAACTTATAAAATACCCATCTTTTTCTGTTGTGTGACTTTTCCAAGTCATCAGGCGAACATAAACTGTTACTACTTAGCACAGATAATAATAACTACAGTTTAACAGGTTAAACTTTAcaagtttttgtttaaaataaaaaggggTCTAGAATACAGCTTGTGACTTTTACGATCACAATCAATGATTCAGTTTTATCATCTTTTGATAGTTATAAAAATACTGCGAAACTGTATAGGTACTgcaaatattatatactgtaGTAATACTGCAAATTCTCGACCTATCTCCGTCCCGGCCTTTACACAGAACCACTGTTTATAATAAGGTTCAATTTATACCGCCGCGGAATGAAACTGAAGCTACTTTTTGCAACGAAACTGTATATTGCACAATAAACATTATaacacacaaattaaatacgAGGTAAAAACCGGAGGATTCTCGAGAATTTCGCGAACGACGCGCGTCCATTTTTTGGCTcgtatttaatttgtgtgttATACGGTTTGTAAAGTCAATTGAGCTATGTATAGTTTCGTTGAAAAAAGTCGCCTTCGTTTAATTCCGCGGCGGTATAAATTGAGCCTTATCCTTAAACAGTGGTTTTAGGTAAAGGCCAGTGACTAGTGAGATAGGTCGAGGATTTGCAGTGGTATAAAATCAGAACATTTGCACAAGCAACACATCTCCCTTAATACTGCTAGGCTCCCATGTTTTCGTTGTGCTAATTTTTTACGTATAGCTATAAATACGCTCCTATTTCTTCTAAACAGTCTTCTTACAAATTTTTTAACCTTCCTCCTTCAAATGTATAACctttcgtgttttttttttaaatatcttaacAAAATCCTCACGACCTTCCTTGAAATGTTTAACCTCCTttcgtgttttttttaaattcctcaGTATTTTCGGTAAAggtttttattcatattttgttcGTCGTGTCGGCTGTGGTTGGGTTAGGTTCTGGTTGGCGCTGTCGACTCGCGACGCCGGCCGCCGCTCGCCCCCGCCTCGCATCTCTTTCGGCCCCTGGTACTGAAGGATTCAGGTAAATACCCTCCTTGGGTAAACAGGAATTAGGAAAAAACAGGGTATTTCCCGAAATCATAGACAAAGCTATTTATTGTGAGATGGACCGTCACGATTAAAACAGGGTATAATATATCGCTCAAGTTTCGACTAAAATTAGTCATTTgctgttattattaaaaatatatactcaACGCTTACGCTATAATGTATGTCTCTTTTATGTTCTCTCGAATGGCGTTTCCTAAGTCAAAGACTCATGGATTAGAATAAGTgtggagtaaatatttttattaataagggggaaTAAGGCTAGGTTAAAATAAGTTACTATAGTGTATTGGATACACTATAATAAagcttataaaatgtaaaaaaaaactagattttttaaattttgatattaatgATGTTTGATTTATCCAAAACTAGAATTATTGTATCCTAGTTAAATTTTGTTTGCATCGTTATATGAATCATacctattaatatttttatgcacCGACTATATTGTAGAAACTTAATACTCATAGAACTAGAACACAttaattttttaagtaataattaagttGTTTGttggtatatattttatgttattatctatttaattttatacactattaaatgtattttgtgAGTGTTATAACATTTTACACGCTTATTATGGTTCACTTAACTCGTACAATATCTACTGCtctcatttttttctaaataaggTCAGGGTTTTATATTTACAGCCAGTCTTCATAAGTGTAAACTCATCTCCTCGACACGATTGcatagaaatattttgttgacatttaaatataaaattacaaattattcttaataattaattatattaaaaattgaaaaaacaaTTCTATGCAATCTCTATTCTATATCTATGGGACGGTATTCAGAGGTTTTGTCGGTCCGCAGTTTTCGCAAGCTCTTTGCTGAGTCTGATCTCTCCATGGGGGCGTTCCCCCGGCCGCTGTCCACGCGCGGCGCGGGCGCTCCGCCCTCCGGCCTTCCCACCGCCCCCGCGTAGGCACTCCGACCCAATGCGCCGCCCTCGCGACGCCCCCAAACTCCGCCGCTTCTCCGAGATCCGGAACCCGAAGCCCGAGCTCGACCTCCGCCGCGAGCTCCTCGACCTCAATCTCAAGGGCAGCGAGGTGACGTGCTGGCTCGGCGAGTTTGACGAGCGAGACGAATCCGACGAGACCGACGAGGAGGACTTCCGGTTCAACCACGACATCCCGCTCCAGAGGTCCATCTCGCTCGATCGCGGCCTCGACATCTTCGTCTACCTCCAGACGATCGGCTCCGAAACCACCAGCAGCGCGACGTCCGGCTGGACCGTCAGCTCCCGGGGCAACTCGGAGCTCCGCCTCGAGCAGTACAGAAGCTTCGAGGATATACCCGCTTCTCCGGTAGTGAAAAGCAGGCACATATCCATAGACGTCACCAATTCCAAGAACGTGGCGCTGTCGGTACTCAGGGAGAGCTACGCCGGTATAGAGGAGAGCGGCGTTTCGCCGCAGATCAAGAAGTTGCAGAAGACGTTCTCCTTCAAAAATTTCGCAGATTACAAGATGTCGGCGAGAAATTCTGTCGAGAATCTGATTGAGAAGGAGGACGAGGTCGAGACGGTCGCCCGGACCCCGACGTACAGGGATATCAACTTCGGATGTAACGACGACGACACAGAGAGGAGTCCGCGGCAGCGGAGAGTGGGCGTCACCACAAACGAGTGGCAGGAGAAAGTCGATTTGAGGAAGGACGTGCTCAAACACAGCCTCGTTAGCTTCAAGAGTTGCAACGATCTATTGGCCCCAAAACAGGCCCCAACCGATACGGGCCGCTCGCACGATTTGAAGGAGACGCTAAGGAGGAGCAGGAGCGGAGACGTGCTGAACAATTTGCGTAAACTAAGAAGGACTCTATCGGAGCAACCCCAAACGAACGAACAAACCATACCCGAAATAGTTGTAATAGACACCGACGATATTAAGGAGAATAGTGACCCACCCACTGACACTTCCAATCTAGATGTAGTGAGTTGTAGCTgtcaaatttgtatggaaggtGAGGAGAAAAAAGACAACGGCTCCTTCCTCCGAAGAATATTCTTAAGGATAGTGACGTACAAGGACTTGGGCAAATCAATCGCTTCCGATGAAAGGAGTGACGTTAAGGATCGGGAAATGTACCACTGTATAATCAATCTTCTAAGATGGTTGCTAGGTCTCTGGTTACGTCACTTAGAccacaaacaaaacatatgtgcttcttaacattgtatttaGTATAGGACTACGCTaggtatttattgtatttttaagtaCTCAGATGTTTACACTGTGACCATATTATATCATTCTTCCGAATGTTAGAAGTAGTTTTATAACCAAACTTTACTATCATGTACTTTTCTTTTATACTGTGATTTCCTTAAAACATCTTCATAAAAAGTAAGATCATTTTTATACTCTAACACTATCAAAAATTCTTCAAAATTAGTAGGCAGTCGCAATTAATTTTGTGGTTTAGATACCTACAGTTAAATCTACATTAAAATCATTGTATAGATCGTTAAGagataaaattgttttattatggTTGTGTATATTGAACCAACAACTTTTTTAATGTTATAAGATGATGCACCATTTTTCAACTAAGTACATTACCTCTTCGGGTCATTACATACTGGCGCAGAATCGAAAAGCACTGAATAAAAGATTAGAGAACCTAATATAGCATATCCACTCTAATGGACCACAACTTAATGCACATATTCCTTTGATAAAAAGCGTTGGTAACATGAATTGGCCCATACAGTGCTTCTACAAGGTGCTAAGTTTTGCATGTCAGGTTCAATATACCATGTCAACGGATGTGTGGGTGTATGGCTGTGTACGTTTTGTATAAGTTGTGTTGTAGTGTAGGGTAACATGTAACCATGTGTGTGTTAGATAAGGGTggctatacatattttattttcagtgatattttaatttacaattatatttattggatatttgaattatttttatttcatcacaAAGTCGACTATATTGGGAATGTGTAGTACTAGTGAGGTAAGCCTTCCTACTATTTGAACTGCATGTCGAGCAAGTGTAGATTGGGTTGGTAAAGTTGGCAACATTGAGAATTTGACGTTTCCAAATTTCTTAGATTTTGCATGTTCGAATTTTAAAACTCTGATTTcaaataaagtaaatcgatCTTTGCAGGTGGCTTCTGTGGCTGTTGCGATGTACAATAAAAAAGTTCACAAGATCCAACAGCACGGAAAATTAATCGTATTTATTCTGAATATGAACTTTGCAttccatttttgaaaatgtgtttatttttaatgttttatgcTGTGTGCTTACTTTAACTGTGATTTTAATACTTGAGTTTTAATGTTACTGAATAGCTGTTGAAGGCTCGATTATAGCTCTGATAGAAGCTCGTTAGCGGCCTAACTTCCAATTTtactaaccgacttccaaaaaggaggttcttGTATTTTATCTCTCGACCTAACGGCGTAGTTGTCGTATTTTAGTACCACTGCTTAGTCGGAGTATTCCAAAACAGTAGCTCGACAATAAACATTACAAAAGACAGAC comes from the Aricia agestis chromosome 6, ilAriAges1.1, whole genome shotgun sequence genome and includes:
- the LOC121728102 gene encoding uncharacterized protein LOC121728102; translated protein: MRRPRDAPKLRRFSEIRNPKPELDLRRELLDLNLKGSEVTCWLGEFDERDESDETDEEDFRFNHDIPLQRSISLDRGLDIFVYLQTIGSETTSSATSGWTVSSRGNSELRLEQYRSFEDIPASPVVKSRHISIDVTNSKNVALSVLRESYAGIEESGVSPQIKKLQKTFSFKNFADYKMSARNSVENLIEKEDEVETVARTPTYRDINFGCNDDDTERSPRQRRVGVTTNEWQEKVDLRKDVLKHSLVSFKSCNDLLAPKQAPTDTGRSHDLKETLRRSRSGDVLNNLRKLRRTLSEQPQTNEQTIPEIVVIDTDDIKENSDPPTDTSNLDVVSCSCQICMEGEEKKDNGSFLRRIFLRIVTYKDLGKSIASDERSDVKDREMYHCIINLLRWLLGLWLRHLDHKQNICAS